The genomic stretch CCTCTTCTTAGGCCCTGGTTCCGGCCTTTGCTTCGGGGCGCTGTGGGATCTTGACTTGGCATTAAATGACTGAGTGCTTGACATGTAATTTGGGAAGTTTGTGTAAGGCCGAAAGAAGCTGTCTCCACAAACACTTTTAGATGGTGTGCCGGGAGCATTAGAACGAAAAGAGGTGGCAAACCGTGGAGTGTTATGGGCAGTCGAGAACTTGCATTCATCACCATTGAAGTACCATTCAAAATCTTGAGGTTTCTGGCTATCAGGTATAGAGATACGAGTTGGCATTGGGCAGGGCAGCGGTGAGGAGATTGTTTGGTAATGCAGGTCTTCGCCACGATCAGATAATATGGTGTTGAATCTACGAGACCTGGATCTCGGCTTGAATGTGTCAATTTCCACAATTTTCGGGCTTTCATCAAAGCTATCAACCGAAGTTTCATAAGTTGCGGATAGCCTCCTGCTATAAAATTCACTTCTTgcatcttcaaatctttcctgTAAATATATTAACGAATCAACCACATAAGTAAGAAGCAAAAAATGtacaatgtgattcaatttggtGAAATTAAAGACTTACAACAGACTTCCGGGCAGTGATTTCGGGTAGGAACCTATTCTCTTTATTGAAAGAACGACGCGCACGCTGGTATCGGACAGTAGTCTGTGCTCTAAAAAGAGCTTGCATACTGTAAAGAGTAGCAGCAGCCCGTTTCCGGACAAGAAAGCCTCTAACAAGAGCCTGCAACTTAACCAGTCCTCTAAGAGCACGGTGCGCCTTCCTCGCCTGAAATCAAATTCGATCCAAGATTCAACACAACGATGCGCATAAATAATCATTTCACAGAAAAGGCAAGAAAACCGAAATCATAACAACAAATGGGGTACATAAGATGAAAAACCAAGCCGAAAAATCATTACCAGAAAAAGCAAGAAAACCGAAATCATTAGCACAAATGGGAGGCTGACATTAAAATCATTATCCCGTTTTAAAAACAAGATTTCAAATTTCACACACTTCACATTCGGATATACACAATGATGAAGGAAGAACAAATGTTGGCCGTTCGATTGACAGACGGAAACAATTTTTTGTACTGTTCCATAGGATTTCAAAGCAATTTTGACAAGCTTTGGGAGCAGACACAAACGTAAGACAACAAACGTAAAAGCAAATCTAGCAGTTCCATTGACTGAGGAAGCAGATGTTTGTTCTCTACTGTTCCATTAGGATTTTGGAAAACGATTTCACAACATCCTGGGAGCAGACACGAAagtaaaaattaagaaaactaCTTCcacaaaaccaaccaaaacataCGTTAAAATTTGTTAACTTTTCACGTAACCAACATTCTCAAAGAAAAAGCAAACGTACCAAATAGCCTCTGAAAACTGTTTGAATCTTCATTGCAGcccatctctctcttttcccaAACATAATCCCGCCTCCACCGCCATGGCCGCCTTGACTTGTCAGCCTCACAACAGCCACAGCCGCCTGTGCGGCGGCCACAGCGGCATCAGCAGCGGCTGCGGTGGCCGCAGCCACTGCAATTGCGTGCTTGTTCTGCTCCTTCTCCGACTCGGCAAGATAGGATCTGAGCCAGGCAGAGTCAGCAGGGACAGGAACATTCGGCGGAAGATTGGTGGTAGTGTCTTTCCCTGACTTGGCAAAGCTCCaccttttcttctccttccgGTCGCTGGACACGGTGCTGGTGTTGTCGACGTGgtgtttctctctcttcatcCCCAGCAAGCCCTTCAACCATTTTGTAGCTCTCCCCATGTTTTTTGCtatctcactttctctctctagaatctgAAGTTGAAAGCTGGAGAGAGAAAGTTAAAAGGAGGCAGGGGTTAAGTAAAGGACAAGTCAAAAGGATCCAGATGGAGTTTATGAAGAAACAAACACCTACAACGCACcaaatgtagagagagaaaatgaggagAGAGAAACAAGTGAGAGTGAAGAAAGAAAGtcgtagagagagagagagagagagggaatgtTGAGTTTAAAGAGCAAAGTGGTGAGTTGTGCACATAGGCTATCCCCATTTTTAGTGTCTAGAATTTGGATGAGAGagaaagttttgaaaaaaactaaaatccaAAAACGAAGGTGGGTGTGTGTGGAGAAAAAGATTAACAAACAGAGAGCAGAAAGGGTTCTGCAAGATCTTTACAGGTTGCAAGCAGAGAAGTGTGGAGcaaaagattaacaaacaaaatgcatcagagaaatgctaaggaaaagattaacaaacaaaacacttgAGTTAAAGATTaaagattggattttttttttttttttaaattttctttgtgaATTCTGACAGCTCCTCGTGAAGCACTGTATTACAAGACAAAATCCGTCGCGGAAAGATGCAGatattcaaaatcaaattttataattaaaaaaaaacaaagtttcaAAAACTTGAcgtaaacaaaacaagaatttaCAAACTCTCACTCACCTCCTTAAAAtctttaaattcaaaaaaaGCGCCGGGTTTTACAGTCCCCGCACTTTGTCCTCTGAATATTCTTGGCaaaactacaacaacaaaagacaacaccaccaccacctccaccgcttctctctctctctctctctctcccctcccacTCTGCGTTCTCTCTATAAATTTCAACTTTCTGGAGCAACGTGTACTCTGGATGAAAGATACCCACTGACAATCCCGTGAACCGCTTCCAATTATTTTTAGAAAGCCTCTCCCTTCTTCTCTTAATTTCAAAACCCTTTTGGGTAATAGTACGCTTCTCTCTCACTCCTCCCtcactcctccctctctctctctctctctctctctctctctctctagaaagaaaaataccctTCCATAATTAAAGCTTCTCCCTTCTGCAACTGCAAGCCCCCAACCCTTCCATAATTAAAGCCATAATTTTCTctgatctctctctatctccctctttctctctctctagaagtaGACTCAGATTGTGTGGGAGTACTAGAGAACTATAGAGGAGGACTATAAAAAGAGCTGGAAAAACAGAGCAGGCATTAAAAGCCCGCTTACCCACCAAAAAATACTTCTTTTTATAGCTTCTTTGCCCCCCAAGGACTAGTACCACAGACgagtgagagagaaagaagaaccCAAAAAGCCTGAGACTTCGCTTTCCTTCTTGGGTTGGAAGCGTTTCCGTATCTTTTTTTCCCAGTTATtccctttctctcctctctctctctctctctctctctctctctctaggattGTTTACTGAGTCTCTGGCATTCTTTCTGCATCACAATCTCTGAAACAGAGCTCTCTGGCATTTCCCAAATCAGCCCTTATCAAGCAGATCTGAATCCATTTGGGGGGTGCAGACATTGCTTATTAAGTAAGTAgggagagaaacagagagaagGGGACGGGGCAATCTTGGGATTTGAAAATCCATAAACGttgggtttttgaatttttattttttcttcttctgatatTTGGGATATACCAAGTTAGAGTCAGTGATAAATATGGCACTCTGCAATTGACTGTTtggaaaaaatgtttttttttttaatttttaattttttatgttttatattaatttttccttcaaaaaaaTTTGACCGAATGCagattccttcttcttcttctctgcaaTCTGGTGTGATGAGTGCTGTCACTGAGTTTTAATTTTTCGTATTATACGCTGTCACATGATGGATAAGGAACCTGAAAATAGTATGGATCTTCCTTATTCTTGTTCATTGTTTGGCTAAAATCCAGTACATAATTAAATGCATAACGtttaacaataatatttttgcattaattcaaattaaatttcaaagatttGGGCGAAATCATAGGTAGAATTTGAAgagaatggattgtgtatggaCACAcgtagaattaaaaaaaaaaaaaaaagggattgtGCATTTCCTCCACATTACATGTTACAACCCGTTCTTAATTTTACCGTAGATTATGCCCCCGAAGttatgaatttacaaaaatgcatCTAAGGGGTTAAGTGTAAATTTCACATGGACATCTAAGCTTATTTCTTATGATGTCTATTTTCTTGCGTTATTTGAATAGTATACGAACACGAGAGCATAAACTGAACATATAAAGAACAAGTTACACACATTTAAACGCGAGGGGAAATTTATGGATCGTttagaaatgcttttaaaatgtgaaagtacttttgatgaaaatatttttgaaaataataactTAGTAAAAATCCAAGTTGATTCTAAAAAAAACAGTTTAAGTACTTCCTTCAAAAAGCATATATTTGATGCTTCTTCtaaaaagcacttcaagtacttttggaatccaaaattaattttaccaaaaacgctttcagttattttaaaaatacttctaaACGAGCCCTTCGTAATTTTGGACCCTCGAGTATTAGCTGTTGGAATCATCCAAACTGCAAGTGgaatttattttaatgtttctGTTTAGGATTAGTGCCCTATTTGCAGTGTTCCCTTGTAGGGAACTCCTACACTAAGCCTAGCAGCCCACTAATTTCCTAACCTCTTTCTCTCGCACACCAAACTATCTTCCCAACTATCTCATTCTCTCTCAACACTCTCCCTCACTCGAAGAAAACCCCCATCAATTGGTTCAATGAACACCACCATCTCCGACGAATTTCAGACCACCAACACTACCATTAAAATCTCTTTTCCCTCTGAGCTCATCTTTGATGTCAATTTGGAGAAAAACGAACCCTAAACATCGATTTGAGGAGCTCCGACACGGAGCTACTTTGCGGGCGAGTTTCACTGTTTTCTGAAGAAGGTAAGGCCAAAACCACCATTATTCTCTTCCTCATATTGAGTAGATGAAGTTTCGTTTATTGTATGTGTAAAAAGTGGCGAAGCCAAAAATTGTtgaggggagggacgaacttAAAGGAGTGCAATGTTTAAAAAATGACAAACCAATACGGGATAAAAATCAATTGTCGCTAACTTTTCTTGGCATGATGTGGGATTTAGGTTGGCAAGGGTCATTTTGGAGATAGTGTTTATTAATTGCTTCGCGATAATTTGGTGGATAATCAAGCATTCGATGTCTATATCCAAGGACTTATAGTATCGTTTTATTATGTAACTGTataatggaaaaagaaaatattagacTCTTAATCCTAGAGTAGACTATACCAATATGActaataactaattaaactaacaattcaattaatcaataccaaaaatcatacaaattattcaataaacaaaaattcaattcaactaaTCAATATGAATAATCATATACGTTattcaataattcaattaatcaatactCATAGAACTCATATCAATTATCAATAATCAATAACCatattagaccatctccaaccctgacctagaacctaaaaatatttagcccaaaaacaatttttttactcCAACCCttatggcctaaaattttagcccaagattatcaaagaatgaattaaagctatttttttaattaactttaaaaaaaaaattatgtagactatcctaaattaattttatgaacattttaacctaaaaatatttaaattccgataaattttgaaaaatcactaaatcaatacatgaaaatcatgataaaccacataaacttaatacaaacgacatttaataaaccacataaacttaatacaaatgacaattaataaaccacataaacttaaaaaaaagaaagaaaaaaaagacaattaataaaccacataagcttaatacaatcgaaaactcataaacttaataatgatatccaccatcttgaattggtgatggacttgggtgatagtcttgagatgaatcatcatcttgaaatatactccttatggcattccttcgtaaaatgtccttttgcttaccatgtaagtatttcttcctctctggaATGTATTTGTCGACGTCCTCcatcatcaaattaattttgaacctttcttgctccctatccccttcttccttcatggccaaacgcatttgggccgattcttcttgTCGAGAGATATGGTTTTTGTTCATTCTTGCAATTTCGCTAGCAAGTTGTGCACGTATTGGAtttgggacttcccttttctctttactTCCTTTTGCCTATCTCTACCCcggggccttgcaaaagaagaagttggggtcatttgttcgacaccttcattgtcggcaaaattcactccttcattgacatcatttgggggtggggcttcactatgaaataatcttccacattATTGGTTCGCATCTattccccacctcggacaatccttgagaatgttccaagcatgatgcaacttaaaagcttgattttttggtgtagttcttgtcttgtaaattgccattgctttgtcaccctatgcaacaaatacataaaaacaattagttgcaaaatactattatgtacatgacaactaaaatatcaacaaagaaactCACCATTTCTGAGGTGCCCCTTCCATTAGGCATGTCAACCATGGGTCTCTTCAAACTTCCCTTtcacaaagtgcatgctttgttgataatcttccaccgatcataaacaccaccaacttcccttcgaccggcattggagttttcatggaacttatcaacgattttaccccactaaacctttctattttgattcgTGCCGACatcaccatcttcgctaacagaaatccatgccaaacataaagcaatatcttcgtcaaaggtccaattacgacctctaacatgctcttttgccatcttgaaaaatttggaaatgagaattggaagaattgtaggagaaaggtgagttttgtgtggatgtttgaacaaatatataagtatttataaagtttttggttgaattttaagttaaataatttttcttttgtcccCCCTGAATATTCCTTTATGCCGACAAAATATTCTGTTTGGTGACCTAAAGCTAAAAGATTTCAGCCACCGTCAGCAGAAATATTCCACCTCCGTTGCATGTCAGAGCATGCATGTTCATGAGTATggatgggcaaaatacccaTGGGTTTAGGTAACCGTGGTCACCCGCCCATTTAAAGTTTATGGTTACGATTATGGGTAACCATTTAGACGAACAAACGGTTATGAGTATGACCGTttatccgtgaaatttaaatggatggttatgggtattacccgcgGTTATAACGGTTATCCATTGGTTATAGGTATTATCCGTAATTATAACGGATAttcatttacccatttaatttaatatatataaaattaaaaaaaaaattaaaaatcctaAATTTTCAATCTCCCCGTcaaactcaaacaaaaaaagCGTTCTCATAGAAATGATAcgaaaaaaagtaaataaactgAGAATTCGGGGCACCCCTAACGATGCATGCATACAAAGTTCTAACTGTCAGGAGTTCAATGATCAACAGAAATGTCATGGCAAAGTCAATGTCGAGCAATAGAATATTAAACTATCTTCAAATAATAACTAATTAGACCTCAATGATGCAAAGCCAAATACAAGAGACCgagctgaagaaaaaaaaaagaagcaagtACAACTTAATGTATCGTTCGTAAATTATTATTTCGATTATTAGAATTGTATGAGaacttaaataattaaaataaaaaaatgcataCTAAAATATACCTATAAAGGTATTTAATTGTCAGAAAgcaaaaattatgacaaatttttcttttgtaaatttcaagttgttaaaaaaaaacatgtagacggatgaaaaaaaggtaaatgagtaaaaaaaggataaacggTTTCAAAAAcgggtaaatgggtaaacggttatagtTAAATGGATAaatggttaaccgtttataaacggttatgagtATAGGTATAACCGTTTATTCAATTACCTAACGGGTAACTAGTTATGCGGGTATGAACATAAACGGTTATAAGTAAATAACCGTGGTTACCTGCCTGTCATAACCATTATCTATCCCTATGCATGAGTCATTTTTTAAACACTTTTTAACTCCCGAATCGAGCAAACATAGGgaacttttgagttttaacttttTCCTTGGTTGTtgtttaaattaataatttgtatTGCGATTTCTCATGTAGATTAGGGGCGGAGCCACCTTGTCATTGACCCTTATGACATGTTAATGATTCTCATTAAAAtagtatatattatattataatttattagaatttgtttggtatcttatttaatttttttttataatttctcaaaacatttcttaagaatttttcttgaaaacaattttttttataactcaaaaacttgtttggcatgcgatttaaaatttttaattcttaCAACTTAAACTAGAGAAATAGATCCAAAAAGAAGAGGTCAagagagaaagatgagagaTGAGGAAataaagtaagagatgattggacgaaagagaaagaagtgagaGAATCGGATGAGATAGAAAGGgagaggagtgagagaaagaatagAGAGATAGAAAAGAACAGATTGAAGGAGAGgcgaaaaaggtaaaaaaaaaaaaaaagatagagaagggggagagagaaataagaaaagagagatagatttggagtgagagaggaggagagagagaaaagaaaggagtgatattaaatttaaaaactttaaaaactcattttttgtgtttttagagaataaactatatttttgagttaattttgaattcagtttttgaaaatagtcataccaaataagtttttaagggctaaaacttgaaaattatttttgaatttaaaaagttgaattcaagtagagtaccaaataAGCTCTTAATGATCTgctatattcatatatatatatatatatatatatatatattgatcttTGTAATCACTAAACAATTTAATCCCTATTTATTAGTTGACGGAAGAGTCCTAAGATGGTAGAGTTGTTTGTTATCTTTTTGTCttctttcattatttactatatttatattatttaaaaaaaaataacacaaaCTAATAATGTAATCAATTAATCACCATTAAACTTTTCCTCcatcaacaaaaaaaacttttaaactTCACATATTCAGAGAATTGGCCATCTCCAACTCCAAGACAGCAAGCCTTCACTAGTTCatctttggattttttttaatcaacaaATCAATTAGGTAATTCTTAACTTTTAGTTTACAATTTTCTTTAGGATTTTGTTGTTTATATATCAAGAAAGACAACATGGTAATATACATCGAGAAAGATATCTTCGATAATATGGACAATGATGTGATTATGAGAAGATTTCAGACTATGAAAATTCGTCGAGGGCAATTGTAATAGTAGAATGTTTTATGAATACCTATTAAGACTAAggatttgttatttttatatgagtttttcttattatcttttaattttatagtCTTTTAAAGTTGAccctttattaaaaaaatttctagctATGCCATTGCATATAGGAGAGACTTATTGTTAGAATTTCAAAGGGGAGATGAGGCAGGCGGCTACGACCGACGACTTACCAGTGAGCGGGTCTTTGTTTTCAACTATATATATGTCATATGGTTTCCGTAACTGTTTTTACGAATACTCGTATATCATGCCATgacttttatgtaaaaaaatacaaaatattttgtACATTATTATTGTTGTGATTTATGAGCTTTATGAATCTGACTATGGCTTGATCATATACATACTTTATCTACTCATCATGTATATTTGCACGGTGTTTATAGTCCGGGATCAAGACTAGATTCACATGTATGTTTACATGCAGCTTTACGTTCAcattggatccattgtaggtgccagacTGTACTAATTTTTCATTAGGTAACTAAGACTCATATGTGATGCGCTTAGCGCTAGCTTCACGTATATGTACTAGGAGAACGTAAATTTATACACTCAGCGTGTTCATGTAGCTCTTTTTTGCATGAactcatgtgcatgcatgttttgatgagcaTAACATaacatattatattatattatattgttgAGATATTTGTGATGGACCTCTATCCTTGAGATTTTATGGTTTTATTTGGTACTTGATTTTCATACTTACATAGTATAGTTTGGAAACTAAGGGTTTTACAGTAAAGGGGTTACtatttttaaaaaacaaaaggttttagaaaacttttatttttgctCACTCAcgttttttgttttgcaccaTTCCGAGACTAGTGGATCTACATTGGTGGAAACGACGACTTTCGGCATTCGCTAAATCTGCTTCCTATCATGTAGGAAgttaatttttgttagtttGTATTAACACCCATcttatcctttattttttatgcacTCTTATCTATGCTCTAACACTGTATATGTAATAAGGACTTTTTCCCACACTACGCACTcttgttttaatttcaaattgggTTTTTATTACAAGTGGTCATTCAAATTAACCATTatcatcaagatggtccttgaaaatgaaaatcaatcaatgtagtctctGAATATCAGTATCGCAAATCAATACAGTCatttcgttagaattttgtcaaaatttctgTTAATGTGCTGATGAGACACATAGGTGGACCCACAAGTCTACTAAATATAGCCACATGgataaattattgaaaactATATGAGAAATTAAtctaaaatcaattaaaacgaAATTCAAAATAAGTAAATCAAAAAAGCAAAATCCGTTCAACGGTACAAGAAACCCAGGTCCCGAGAAAAACAACGTCAGGGGTGGGGTGCAGGTGGGAAGATGGTGGCTGAGGTGGGAGAGATGGCAATGGCAAATTTAtagctttttagccaaaatggtctttgagatttgcataacacatcactttggtccctgagattgtccaccatccattattttggtcttttCGTTAAAAACTCTGTTAAGTGGTTCCGGAACTCATACTTGAAGCTGAGATTTTTTGccagaagtttgggcaattttcaaagcttcataactcaatcatttcttaaccaaatttgacccataatatatcaaaatgaagataggaaagtgttgaacaagattatacctatttggaaacCTAATTGTTGCCAGAGATGGCCTGAAAATAGTCTGACAGGTGACTGATCTacaggaaaactggaaaactcgctggaaactgggtaaactttaaacgttcataacttcttcaatactcaacgaaatcgagtgattcaaaatgaaaatcatacttctcgatgagacAAAGAGAACGGTACATTTTTTGCAGATAAATCGTCGTGGTTTGGCCGTAAAATGGCTCGAAATTGGCTAACTCGATGAAACCAAGACAACCATTTTCGAaccgttttccggccaaaccacggcgatttagccatcaa from Pyrus communis chromosome 7, drPyrComm1.1, whole genome shotgun sequence encodes the following:
- the LOC137738924 gene encoding protein IQ-domain 26-like; amino-acid sequence: MGRATKWLKGLLGMKREKHHVDNTSTVSSDRKEKKRWSFAKSGKDTTTNLPPNVPVPADSAWLRSYLAESEKEQNKHAIAVAAATAAAADAAVAAAQAAVAVVRLTSQGGHGGGGGIMFGKRERWAAMKIQTVFRGYLARKAHRALRGLVKLQALVRGFLVRKRAAATLYSMQALFRAQTTVRYQRARRSFNKENRFLPEITARKSVERFEDARSEFYSRRLSATYETSVDSFDESPKIVEIDTFKPRSRSRRFNTILSDRGEDLHYQTISSPLPCPMPTRISIPDSQKPQDFEWYFNGDECKFSTAHNTPRFATSFRSNAPGTPSKSVCGDSFFRPYTNFPNYMSSTQSFNAKSRSHSAPKQRPEPGPKKRLSLNEMMAARNSICSIRMHRSCNQVQEEEEEEE